A genome region from Anomaloglossus baeobatrachus isolate aAnoBae1 chromosome 5 unlocalized genomic scaffold, aAnoBae1.hap1 SUPER_5_unloc_23, whole genome shotgun sequence includes the following:
- the LOC142259055 gene encoding gastrula zinc finger protein XlCGF66.1-like yields the protein MDMDRDKMAERILHLTLEILFQLTGEDYTVVKKTSSERCQAPVSEGWGRPLSPITGPPPHPPIHEDINDQKILKLTYKMIELLTGEVPIRCQDVTVYFSMEEWEYIEGHKDLYKDVMMEVPQPLTSPVLSSKRTTPERCPRPLLPQDCKQEDPDVPQDVFPPALLRM from the exons atggatatggacagggacaagatggcggagaggatattacacctcaccctagagatcctcttccagcttactggagag gattacacagtagtgaagaagacgtctagtgagcgctgtcaggcccctgtgtctgagggatggggaagacccctgagcccaatcacggggcctccacctcaccccccgatacatgaggacatcaatgaccagaagatcctaaaactcacctacaagatgattgagctgctgactggagag gttcctataaggtgtcaggacgtcaccgtctatttctccatggaggagtgggagtatatagaaggacacaaagatctgtacaaggacgtcatgatggaggttccccagcccctcacatcaccag ttctatccagtaagaggacaacaccagagagatgtccccgtcctcttctcccacaggactgtaaacaagaagatcccgatgttcctcaggatgtgtttcctccagctctactt AGAATGTGa